The Hyperolius riggenbachi isolate aHypRig1 chromosome 3, aHypRig1.pri, whole genome shotgun sequence genome window below encodes:
- the GPR85 gene encoding probable G-protein coupled receptor 85, producing the protein MANDSHAADNILQNVSPLTAFLKLTSLGFIIGVSVVGNLLISILLVKDKTLHRAPYYFLLDLCCSDILRSAICFPFVFTSVKNGSTWTYGALTCKVIAFLGVLSCFHTAFMLFCISVTRYLAIAHHRFYTKRLTFWTCLAVICMVWTLSVAMAFPPVLDVGTYSFIREEDQCTFQHRSFRANDSLGFMLLLALILLATQLVYLKLIFFVHDRRKMKPVQFVAAVSQNWTFHGPGASGQAAANWLAGFGRGPTPPTLLGIRQNANTTGRRRLLVLDEFKMEKRISRMFYIMTFLFLTLWGPYLVACYWRVFARGPVVPGGFLTAAVWMSFAQAGINPFVCIFSNRELRRCFSTTLLYCRKSRLPREPYCVI; encoded by the coding sequence ATGGCGAACGATAGCCATGCAGCTGACAACATTCTGCAAAATGTGTCTCCTTTAACAGCCTTTTTAAAGCTGACATCATTGGGTTTTATTATAGGAGTCAGTGTAGTGGGTAACCTTCTTATCTCAATCTTACTTGTCAAAGATAAGACCTTACACAGAGCTCCTTACTACTTCCTGTTGGATCTGTGCTGCTCAGACATCCTGAGATCTGCTATTTGTTTTCCATTTGTATTCACTTCCGTGAAGAATGGCTCTACTTGGACTTATGGGGCTCTTACTTGCAAAGTGATTGCCTTTCTTGGGGTGTTGTCTTGCTTTCACACTGCATTCATGCTGTTCTGTATAAGTGTCACCAGATACTTAGCTATAGCCCACCATCGGTTTTACACAAAAAGGTTGACATTTTGGACTTGTCTAGCAGTGATTTGCATGGTGTGGACATTATCAGTAGCTATGGCCTTTCCACCAGTCCTAGATGTTGGCACCTACTCCTTCATAAGAGAGGAAGACCAATGCACATTTCAGCACCGTTCCTTCAGGGCCAACGATTCCTTGGGATTTATGTTGCTCCTTGCTCTCATTCTTCTAGCCACACAGCTTGTCTACCTCAAGCTGATATTTTTTGTTCATGATCGAAGGAAAATGAAGCCAGTCCAGTTTGTAGCAGCCGTAAGCCAGAATTGGACTTTTCATGGTCCTGGAGCCAGTGGTCAGGCAGCCGCTAACTGGCTAGCGGGCTTTGGAAGGGGTCCCACACCACCCACTTTACTTGGAATAAGGCAAAATGCAAACACCACAGGCAGGAGAAGGCTACTGGTTCTAGATGAATTCAAAATGGAAAAAAGAATCAGTAGAATGTTCTATATTATGACATTCCTTTTCCTGACCTTGTGGGGGCCCTATTTGGTAGCTTGTTACTGGAGAGTGTTTGCAAGAGGTCCTGTGGTACCAGGAGGATTTCTAACAGCAGCTGTTTGGATGAGTTTTGCCCAAGCTGGAATCAATCCTTTTGTCTGCATTTTCTCGAACAGGGAGCTGAGGCGCTGTTTCAGCACAACCCTTCTTTACTGCAGAAAATCCAGGTTACCAAGGGAACCTTACTGTGTTATATGA